The Oscillatoria sp. FACHB-1407 sequence ATCCAGGAATGCCCAGCTTATCGGCAATGTGATATCCCGCCAGGGGTTTCGCATGGTACACGACCGCATCTGGATTGTACTGTCGGGCAATTTCCCAGGCATCATCCATCATCTGCCGCAGCATCGGCATAATTTGCTTTAAGCGAATGGACTTCTTGCCTGCCAGCGCAGCCTTTCCGGTCTCTGTTTGTACCAGTTGAGCAAAGGGAGCGTGCAAAGGGGCAAATTCTAGCACATGGCTTGCCACCAGGGACGAAAAGCTGGGATCAGTGGCAAGCAGCACTTCAAACCCTGCCTGTTTCAATCCCTTGCCCAGTGCAACATAGGGTTGCACATCGCCCAAAGAACCTGCCGTTAAAATGAGGATGCGTTTGCTCATACAGCGATTGTAGAAACTATGCCGTCAGATATCATCTTGATTGGTCCGATTGGAACTGGCAAATCTACCATTGGTCGGCTTCTGGCAACAAAACTGAATTTGCCACAATGTTCAATGGATGAAAAGCGGTGGGACTATTACAAAGAAATGGGTTACGACGAAGAAATGGCACAGCCTCAAACGCAGCCAACATCCCTGATAAAGAACCCGGTAATTCCACATCTCGAATTGCAGTTGGAAGAAATGAATAAAATGCCTTGTCTGATAGAACGACAAAAATTCCACAAACGATGCCTAATGCGATCGCTAAACATAGTGAAAAAATCAATTCATCTTTAACCAATAGCCTCGCAAAACTGGAGTCCTCAATATCTTGTTTCCTGCGTGACCATAGACCTAAGCCTGCTAATGGTGCAGTGACGATCGCGCTTAAAAGACCTGCGACCAGCAAAACTTCGAGCAAGGAGACCGCTTGATCAGTACCATAAAGTATCGTTGAGAACGAGGCAAAGACTGAAGCAAACAGCAAAAGCCCAAAGATCTTGAGCGGAAACCGTGGGCGACTTTGCACTCCTGAGTCGATGTCAACGGTCATAGGCTGATTTCTCCGTTACTCTGAAGTCTCTAGCCGATTCTACCCAACTTTTATTGTCCCACCGATAACTTTTAACGTACTGCCTTCACGAACAGACCAAGCCTCATCACAAATCATTTAACGGAAGACGGCACAATAGGAGTCAATTGTGATGGTACGTGAGCAGTTAGAGAGCGAAAGCTCACATCAGCTTTGCCTTGATTTTCTTAGCTCGTCCTGCAACTGATTTTCTGGGATCATGAGCTAATCTTTCCAAATGCGGCAATAACCACTCTTTCAATGTCAAGTCCTTTTCTGCCCATTTACTTAGGGTATCCATTGTATTGTTTAAGACGATCCAATCGGTGTGAGTTTCAAGATTTTTTTGAAGAATCCTCTTTGAACTGTTTCTCTGTGACTCTGACATGAAAATCGAAAGAGTCTGAAATAAATTTGCTAAAGTCCACTGTGCTGAAGGTTGATTAATGTTTGATATTTCAGAAATAAGCTTATCAATATATGGAATGAGCCATTCAGGGTTTTCTAAGGATATTCTTTTGATGGCATTAGATGTGCGAAGTCGAACGATTTCATCGGTGCTGAAATAACAATTGTATAAATCTGAAAGTCTTGTGGAATCAGCTAATACGATATCAACCACTTCAATGGTTCTGCCCAGAGAGTTTGGATGCCCTCCTGCAAGCATTTCTTCAAAAGACTCACTCGTCATACCCTTTACATCTCAATGATGGCTTAATTTGTTTCAGTGCAGCAGGATTGTTGTGCTGTAACTATTGCAGCACTTTTCTCAGGAAAAATCGGCTGTGTCCTGCTGGAAAGTCTGATAGCTCTCCAAATACAACGTATCCGAGCTTTTGATAAAATTCTGGTGCTTGAAAGCTAAATGTATCTAAATAAGCATATTGGCAACCACGCTTAATAGCTTCCTGCTCCGCAGCCGCTAGAAGGGAGATACCGTAACCTCCTCCTCGACAAGATTCGTGTATCCAAAAAACATCAACATATAACCACTGCCAATACGTTGATCCGATTAATCCACCGACTAGATTCTCATCTGCGTCTCGTAAGAAAACAGCTAATTGCCGAAAGTTACCCTCACCAGCACAACGACTGTTGTATTGGAGCAGTTGTTGAACAATAAATTCAGTCTCATCAAGCTTTGGGGCTTCGACAATCTCTATCTTGAGTTGTGGCTTCATCGCTGTTTTTAGTGTGAGCAGAAACTTTCCCTATTGTAGAATCAGTGCGATCGCCTCACCGATATGCAACACAACCTGTGGTTGATTCAGTTTACTTTAATAGCTTTGTTGAGCATCGTCTTGATTACAGTTATTATGCAAAGTAAACAGTGCGATCGCTTGCGCTAGCGAAAGAAGAAATGTAGCGGTGAGTAATCCAAGTGAAACGGGTAGGCGAAAAGCATCATCGCCCTGTAGGAGAAAATACGAGTGAAGACTAACGGCGATGATTCCTCCAGCCACGAGTAGCCAGGAGAAAACAAAACCATCGGCATAACCTTGAGTAAGACGTTGCTGACCGAACAGCATCAACATAACTAGAGGAATGTTGAGCAGCAAGTTTAATTGAATTCCTCCCGGCATTCCAAATAGATCCCACTCATGCCAGTATGCAGCATCGATTTGATGCGTAATGAGAACGGATGCATTGGCAAGATAGAGCCAAGAAAGTATTGTTTTTGTAGACATTGAGCCTTTGGTCAACATACTGCCTTGTAAAAGCAACGCATCTAATCTAGAGCTAAATATCTGCGACTGGCAATTACTTCGCAGGTAATGCCGCCCAACGAATATTTGAAGCGAGGAACTCGGAATGCTTTATGCCTTGGCTGTTCCATTCGCCTGTCGATACGCCCCCGGTGATTGCCCCATCCATTGCTTAAACGCTTTACTAAAGGATGCTTCGGATTCATATCCCACAGAACTGGCAACCGCACTTAAGGGAATGCGCTGCGATCGCAAAATCTGACTGGCTCGTTGCATCCGCCAACGAGTGAGATATTTGTTGGGTGGTTCTCCGACCAATTCGCGGAACTGAGTAAAAAAGGTGGTACGAGAGATCCCTACCCGTTCCGCCAATTCTTCTGCCGTCCATACCTGCTCTGGGTGTCGATGGATCAGGTGAATCGCTTCACCAATTTGCGGATCGGTGAGGGCACGCAACCAGCAGCGATCGTGGCATTCCTGATTTTGGATGTACGCTCGCACTGCTTGTACCAACAGAATTCCCGCTAAGTGATTAATGACTACCTGAGCACCGGGACGAGCCGTTACCGTTTCTGATGCCATAAATTGCAGGGTTGTGTCTAACCATTCCACTGCCCTTCCTTCCTCGCCTTTGACAATTAGGAGTGGAGGTAAAGCCGACAGCAATGGATTTTCGGGCAACGGTTCAAAGGAAAATCGTCCGTACATGACGGTTGTGGGTAAGCCAGTCCCCCCAGCTTTGAGGACGGTCGGGGCTTCGTCTGAGTCTGCTTGCAGTAACTGCTCAAACTCGGCGATCGAAGGATTGCCTGACAGCGAATCGCGTAACGTATGCGACTGCCCTTTGGGGAGAATCACCAGATCGCCACCAACGAGAGGCATCGGTGTATCGATCCCCTCGATTTGCAGCCAGCTACTACCCCGAACCACGACCAGGAACACCGCTCCCTCAAAGGCATTCATCCCAATCGCCCAAGGTGCAGCCAGTTCCAGGCGATAGCAGTTTGTACTTTCTAAATGGATTGAACGAAAGACTTCACTAAGCGCATCCATACTGAATTCTCACCCGTCCTGAACGATTGGACATGATATTTGAACTTTAACGCATTGCTAGTTCAATTTCGCTGGATTACAACTTAAGTATATCGAGTTGATTCGGTTATTGCTTCTGGCTCACTAGCAGAAACAAATAGCCAACGGCAAACAACCCTTTACTTTCAAGGAGTATCTTTATGTCTCGATTAGATGGAAAAGTCGCGCTAATCACAGGCGGCACAACGGGTATTGGTTTGGCAACGGCTCAGTTATTCGCGCAAGAGGGAGCCAGGGTTGCGATTACAGGGCAAAATCAAGAGCGATTAGATCAAGCGTCTAAGACCCTGGGTAGCGAGGTTCTGGCAATTCTGGCTGATACGCGATCGCTCACCGACCTGGACACCGCATTCACTCAAATTAAAGAACGCTGGGGCAAACTGGACGTTTTATTCGTCAATGCTGGGATTGCAAAATTCAGTCCACTATTGGATGTCGATGAGTCGTTCATTGATGAAATGATGAATGTCAATTTCAAGGGTGCGCTATTTGCCGTTCAAAAAGCGGTTCCGCTGATGAGTGAAAACAGCAGCATTGTGTTCAATACCTCCATCAACAATCGGATGGGAATGCCGAATTCAGGAATTTATGCAGCTTCTAAAGCAGCACTGCGATCGCTCGTCCGGGTTCTAGCCGCCGAACTGATCGAGCGGGGAATTCGCGTCAATGCCGTTAGTCCGGGACCCATTACAACGCCAATTTACACTAAGCTTGGAATCCCTCAGACACAAGTTGAGCAATTTGCTGGGAAACTTCAGCAAGTGATTCCGATGAAACGATTT is a genomic window containing:
- a CDS encoding AAA family ATPase, which translates into the protein MPSDIILIGPIGTGKSTIGRLLATKLNLPQCSMDEKRWDYYKEMGYDEEMAQPQTQPTSLIKNPVIPHLELQLEEMNKMPCLIERQKFHKRCLMRSLNIVKKSIHL
- a CDS encoding GNAT family N-acetyltransferase; translated protein: MKPQLKIEIVEAPKLDETEFIVQQLLQYNSRCAGEGNFRQLAVFLRDADENLVGGLIGSTYWQWLYVDVFWIHESCRGGGYGISLLAAAEQEAIKRGCQYAYLDTFSFQAPEFYQKLGYVVFGELSDFPAGHSRFFLRKVLQ
- a CDS encoding DUF6713 family protein; the protein is MSTKTILSWLYLANASVLITHQIDAAYWHEWDLFGMPGGIQLNLLLNIPLVMLMLFGQQRLTQGYADGFVFSWLLVAGGIIAVSLHSYFLLQGDDAFRLPVSLGLLTATFLLSLAQAIALFTLHNNCNQDDAQQSY
- a CDS encoding AraC family transcriptional regulator, which codes for MDALSEVFRSIHLESTNCYRLELAAPWAIGMNAFEGAVFLVVVRGSSWLQIEGIDTPMPLVGGDLVILPKGQSHTLRDSLSGNPSIAEFEQLLQADSDEAPTVLKAGGTGLPTTVMYGRFSFEPLPENPLLSALPPLLIVKGEEGRAVEWLDTTLQFMASETVTARPGAQVVINHLAGILLVQAVRAYIQNQECHDRCWLRALTDPQIGEAIHLIHRHPEQVWTAEELAERVGISRTTFFTQFRELVGEPPNKYLTRWRMQRASQILRSQRIPLSAVASSVGYESEASFSKAFKQWMGQSPGAYRQANGTAKA
- a CDS encoding SDR family oxidoreductase, yielding MSRLDGKVALITGGTTGIGLATAQLFAQEGARVAITGQNQERLDQASKTLGSEVLAILADTRSLTDLDTAFTQIKERWGKLDVLFVNAGIAKFSPLLDVDESFIDEMMNVNFKGALFAVQKAVPLMSENSSIVFNTSINNRMGMPNSGIYAASKAALRSLVRVLAAELIERGIRVNAVSPGPITTPIYTKLGIPQTQVEQFAGKLQQVIPMKRFGEAEEVAKAVLFLASDDASFVLGEELVVDGGWTQLVAS